The sequence TCTAAGGGAGGTGGAAATTTGTAAACACAacttcttaaaaataaaaatattgatttggTTTTACAATCAAAGTTTGATTTTCCTTATACTTTAGCTTTATAATTAGTCTTTTATTTAGTCTTTAGTCTGGCTTATTATGTGGCATTAGGTTTTATTGGTTCAGTATGAAAACATGACATCTAATATATAAATGACTTGGGTTTTAACTCTTGACGATCTAATGAGGGGTCAATGACAGATCTTAAATATTGAATGAAAAACATATACAATAGAATTCAAAAGGTATTTTATCAATTCATAAATCTAAAAAAATCGTTTACTATGAAATTTTTTGAATCATGATAATCCacgacaaaaaaaattgaaattaaatttaatattctaTACTAAATCTAAACAAAAAAGTGTTATtcgaatttaaatttaatattttataatttgttaTTTTTGAGAACAGAATTGTAAAGGGAAGAGAAAGCAATGGGTGTGTTTCTCGTGAGAAtaaaaatgagaaagaaaaaaagaCTGTACACTAAATCTATAATGTCTCGGATTAATTAGAGACTGATTTGCATAAGTGATCCTGGTGCAGTAAGCatttatttattcaatatttttattatgtttttagaTACTTGTGATTTacttttcaataaattcatttttaaTTACTCCTCTACTTTTAATAAGAtctgaaattttatatgtttttatcATGTGAATCTTGTTTGATTCATATTACATTAAATCTCGTCCACCTATTTTGAATCCCGTCAATCTATTTGATCCTATAATTTTTCATTGATTCATATTTTATTCCGTCCAGGATTGTATCGTGGTTCCATCTCTTCCTCTTCCAGATCATGGAGCACAAAGTTTGTATTAATGGCATACACACCCTTCATCATCTGCCCGGCCAAGTCCTCCAGCGTTGCATTTATAATCTCAAATTGGGGATGTGATTTGTCTCCCATATGAAATGCCAGCCTCAATCCAACTACATCTGGATCTTTTTTCAATCCAATGTCTTTCATTACTGATCTCAACTTTGCAACATCATCCCACCTACCAGCCCCAGCATAGATATTTGAGAGTAAAACGTAACACCCAATATTATCAGGTTCCATCTTAAAAAGGTGTTCTGTCATTCGTTCCCCTAGGTCTCATCATCAAAACAGTGACATGGTCTGGCTTCATACCAGACTTTTGCATTTGCTTAAAAAGAGAAAGAGCTTTCTCACCATGGCCGTGCATGTCGTAACCGGCAACCATAGAAGTCCATTACACCAAATCTCTCTGAGGCATCTTGTCAAAAACTTGGTGCCCAACATTTAAATTCCcacatttaatatatatatctaCAAGGGCGCTTGAAACAGAATTTTCAGAATCTAAACTGTCTTCCATCATAAATTTATGTATCTACTTGCCCTACTGCAGAGCTGCCAACTGTGCACAGGCTGGTAAAATGTTAGCATATGTAATTTAATCTGTTCTAACCCGAGCTCTGTGATGATGCCTAGCAATATCCTGCAATCATCACATCTATGAAACAATATTTTGACTGCATGGGAAAGAAAAGGAATGCAAGAAGATCATGGTATTCTATCAACAACAAACTAAGTACCACAAAAGAGGTTAGCAACAGTTACATTGAGAGAATGTTGCGACTTCGATCAACAAGGAGGATCCAGTAACACCCACATGATA is a genomic window of Cryptomeria japonica chromosome 7, Sugi_1.0, whole genome shotgun sequence containing:
- the LOC131856628 gene encoding pentatricopeptide repeat-containing protein At4g02750-like; translation: MTEHLFKMEPDNIGCYVLLSNIYAGAGRWDDVAKLRSVMKDIGLKKDPDVVGLRLAFHMGDKSHPQFEIINATLEDLAGQMMKGVYAINTNFVLHDLEEEEMEPRYNPGRNKI